The Streptomyces sp. NBC_01268 genome window below encodes:
- a CDS encoding sigma-70 family RNA polymerase sigma factor: MSGDSRDETPGAGGTTETGGPSSAQVPSQGGPIGAAAGAGPLGAGSGAAPAPEPSVPQQREGGVHTGTGAPFTADEHDSVLPPHDLPPSDSELVQLMRDGDDSAYEELFRRHSDAVRRYARTCCRDAHTADDLTAEVFARTLQAVRGGAGPEQAVRAYLLTTVRRVAATWTKTQKREHLVEDFAVFAAESARGSEVPDQTATFGAGLDLGADVLAMHEAEQSMAMQAFRSLPERWQAVLWHTTVEEESPSEVAPLFGLTANATAVLASRAREGLKQAYLQAHVSQSLTAGGDCARYADRLGAFARGGLRMRAERGLRKHLDECAKCRLAAGELAHVNAGIPALLPIAVIGWFAAGYSLKAAGVVAGGVAGAGAAGAAAAATGAGAGATTGSAGASSAAAAEGLGIPAKAGIAAVAAVAATAGLVWALTGAEPEPVAQPAATPSVIAPVEPAPPAPKPTPKPTPPPVQAPPPAPEPAPKPTPKPTPARTAKPSPRPTPTPTPAPKPTPRPTPPKASAKPTPPAPPAVYQVNRLEYGIFGDGTKPEVSLSESSWMWQRSGLSMDSTRYAHGVSVHAPSSLLIDLNRQCTSYDAVVGIDDITLPFKQVGGVRFAVYGDGERLWRSEVIRPGDAPVPVHVGIDGRRQIRLVVEEHTPFGRAAVADWAQSQISCD; encoded by the coding sequence ATGAGCGGTGACAGTCGGGACGAGACGCCGGGCGCCGGTGGCACCACGGAGACCGGAGGCCCGTCCTCCGCTCAGGTGCCCAGTCAGGGCGGACCGATCGGCGCCGCCGCCGGTGCGGGGCCCCTGGGTGCCGGATCCGGCGCCGCGCCGGCCCCCGAGCCGAGCGTGCCGCAGCAGCGCGAGGGCGGCGTCCACACCGGGACGGGCGCGCCGTTCACCGCCGACGAGCACGACTCGGTACTGCCGCCGCACGACCTGCCGCCCTCCGACTCCGAGCTCGTCCAGCTCATGCGGGACGGCGACGACAGCGCGTACGAGGAGCTGTTCCGGCGCCACTCCGACGCCGTGCGCCGCTATGCCAGGACCTGCTGCCGGGACGCGCACACCGCCGACGACCTGACCGCCGAGGTCTTCGCCCGCACCCTCCAGGCGGTACGCGGCGGGGCCGGGCCCGAACAGGCCGTGCGCGCCTACCTGCTGACCACCGTCCGCCGGGTCGCGGCGACCTGGACGAAGACCCAGAAGCGCGAGCACCTCGTCGAGGACTTCGCGGTGTTCGCCGCCGAGTCCGCCCGCGGCTCGGAGGTCCCCGACCAGACCGCCACGTTCGGAGCGGGCCTCGACCTCGGCGCCGACGTGCTGGCCATGCACGAGGCCGAACAGTCCATGGCCATGCAGGCGTTCCGGTCGCTGCCGGAGCGCTGGCAGGCGGTGCTGTGGCACACCACGGTCGAGGAGGAGTCGCCCAGCGAGGTCGCCCCGCTCTTCGGCCTGACCGCCAACGCGACCGCCGTGCTCGCCAGCCGGGCCCGCGAAGGGCTCAAGCAGGCCTATCTCCAGGCGCACGTCAGCCAGTCGCTCACCGCCGGCGGCGACTGCGCCCGCTACGCCGACCGGCTCGGCGCGTTCGCGCGCGGCGGGCTGCGGATGCGGGCCGAGCGGGGGCTGCGCAAGCACCTCGACGAGTGCGCCAAGTGCCGGCTGGCCGCCGGTGAGCTGGCGCACGTGAACGCGGGCATCCCCGCGCTGCTGCCGATCGCCGTCATCGGCTGGTTCGCCGCCGGGTACTCGCTCAAGGCCGCCGGTGTCGTCGCCGGAGGGGTGGCCGGGGCGGGCGCGGCCGGAGCCGCCGCGGCGGCCACGGGCGCGGGGGCGGGTGCCACCACCGGCTCGGCCGGGGCCTCGTCCGCCGCTGCCGCCGAGGGGCTCGGCATCCCCGCGAAGGCGGGGATCGCCGCGGTCGCCGCCGTCGCCGCGACCGCCGGTCTGGTCTGGGCGCTGACCGGGGCCGAGCCGGAACCGGTCGCCCAGCCCGCGGCCACCCCCTCGGTCATCGCCCCCGTCGAACCGGCGCCGCCCGCGCCCAAGCCGACCCCCAAGCCGACTCCCCCGCCCGTACAGGCGCCGCCGCCCGCACCGGAGCCCGCGCCGAAGCCCACGCCGAAGCCGACCCCGGCGAGGACGGCGAAGCCGAGCCCCCGGCCGACGCCCACCCCCACGCCCGCCCCGAAGCCGACACCCCGGCCCACGCCCCCGAAGGCCTCGGCGAAGCCGACGCCGCCCGCGCCACCGGCCGTCTACCAGGTCAACCGGCTGGAGTACGGGATCTTCGGCGACGGCACCAAGCCGGAGGTCAGCCTGAGCGAGAGCAGCTGGATGTGGCAGCGCTCCGGACTCTCCATGGACTCCACCCGCTACGCGCACGGCGTGAGCGTGCACGCCCCGTCCTCGCTGCTGATCGACCTCAACCGGCAATGCACCAGCTATGACGCGGTCGTCGGCATCGACGACATCACCCTGCCGTTCAAGCAGGTCGGCGGCGTCCGCTTCGCCGTCTACGGCGACGGCGAACGCCTGTGGCGCTCCGAGGTGATCCGCCCCGGTGACGCACCGGTCCCCGTACACGTGGGCATCGACGGCCGCCGCCAGATCCGCCTGGTGGTCGAGGAGCACACGCCGTTCGGCCGGGCGGCGGTCGCGGACTGGGCGCAGTCGCAGATCAGCTGCGACTGA
- a CDS encoding TetR/AcrR family transcriptional regulator: MQIQDSYGQLRTAQSAPNGRSAPLRVDAQRNLEHVLRAAREVFGELGYGAPMEDVARRARVGVGTVYRRFPSKDVLVRRIAEEETARLTEQARTALGQEDEPWSALSRFLRTSVASGAGRLLPPQVLRVGVDDVLLPAGAPEDAARVPAQRVSVAPGAPAVNGYGDLAEQRVTVPRAVPAAEQDDAGAAELLEVVGRLVGRAREAGELRPDVTVSDVLLVIATAAPALPDAAQQAAASSRLLDILLEGLRSR, encoded by the coding sequence ATGCAGATTCAGGATTCGTATGGGCAGCTCCGTACGGCGCAGAGCGCGCCGAACGGGCGGTCGGCGCCGCTGCGCGTGGACGCGCAGCGCAATCTGGAGCACGTCCTGCGTGCCGCGCGCGAGGTCTTCGGAGAGCTGGGCTACGGGGCTCCGATGGAGGACGTGGCGCGCCGCGCCCGGGTCGGTGTCGGCACGGTGTACCGGCGCTTCCCGAGCAAGGACGTGCTGGTCAGGCGGATAGCCGAGGAGGAGACCGCGCGGCTCACCGAGCAGGCGCGGACCGCTCTCGGCCAGGAGGACGAGCCGTGGTCGGCGCTCTCCCGGTTCCTGCGCACCTCGGTCGCCTCGGGTGCCGGCCGGCTGCTGCCGCCGCAGGTGCTGCGGGTGGGCGTGGACGACGTGCTGCTTCCGGCGGGTGCGCCGGAGGACGCGGCGCGGGTTCCGGCGCAGCGCGTCTCCGTGGCGCCCGGCGCTCCCGCCGTGAACGGGTACGGGGACCTCGCCGAGCAGCGGGTGACCGTGCCGCGCGCGGTGCCGGCGGCCGAGCAGGACGACGCGGGGGCCGCGGAGCTCCTGGAGGTCGTGGGCCGGCTGGTGGGCCGGGCGCGTGAGGCGGGTGAGCTGCGGCCGGACGTGACGGTGTCCGACGTGCTGCTGGTCATCGCCACCGCGGCGCCCGCGCTGCCGGACGCGGCGCAGCAGGCGGCGGCTTCGTCGCGGCTGCTCGACATCCTGCTGGAGGGTCTGCGCTCGCGGTAG
- a CDS encoding NAD(P)/FAD-dependent oxidoreductase, which translates to MRHGTVTEPVRILVVGGGYVGMYTALRLQRQLKAELRSRTAEIVVVTPEPYMTYQPFLPEAAAGSISPRHVVVPLRRVLDRCRIVIGEVHSVDHAKRTATLSTLATDEEGTGHVHLGYDELVIAPGSVSRTLPIPGLADHAIGFKTVEEAIGLRNHVIEQMDIASSTRDPAIRDAALTFVFVGGGYAGVEALAELEDMARYTARYYHNIKPEDLRWVLVEASERILPEVGEEMGRYAVRELRARNIDVRLGTRLDSCVDRVAVLSDGTRLPTRTVVWTAGVKPAPLVAATDLPRDERGRIRCTARLTVEGVEHAWAAGDAAAVPDVTAGEPGRACAPNAQHAVRQTKVLAENIAASLRGAPLKEYAHEYAGSVASLGLHKGVAHVYGRKLKGYPAWFMHRAYHLSRVPTFNRKARVLAEWTLSGLFKREIVSLGSLEHPRAEFELAAAPPPAPKPSGEDEPSG; encoded by the coding sequence ATGCGTCATGGGACAGTGACCGAACCTGTGCGCATTCTCGTTGTCGGCGGTGGCTACGTCGGGATGTACACCGCGCTGCGCCTCCAGCGGCAGCTCAAGGCCGAGCTGAGAAGCCGCACGGCCGAGATCGTCGTGGTCACGCCCGAGCCGTACATGACCTACCAGCCGTTCCTCCCCGAGGCCGCCGCCGGCTCCATCTCCCCGCGCCACGTCGTCGTCCCGCTCCGCCGGGTCCTCGACCGCTGCCGGATCGTCATCGGCGAGGTCCACTCGGTCGACCACGCCAAGCGCACGGCCACCCTGTCCACCCTCGCCACCGACGAGGAAGGCACCGGGCACGTCCACCTCGGCTACGACGAACTCGTCATCGCCCCCGGGTCCGTCTCCCGCACCCTCCCGATCCCCGGCCTCGCCGACCACGCCATCGGCTTCAAGACCGTCGAGGAGGCCATCGGCCTGCGCAACCACGTCATCGAACAGATGGACATCGCCTCCTCCACCCGCGACCCCGCGATCCGCGACGCCGCCCTCACCTTCGTCTTCGTCGGCGGCGGCTACGCGGGCGTCGAGGCCCTCGCCGAGCTGGAGGACATGGCCCGCTACACCGCGAGGTACTACCACAACATCAAGCCCGAGGACCTGCGCTGGGTGCTCGTCGAGGCCTCCGAGCGGATCCTCCCCGAGGTCGGCGAGGAGATGGGCCGCTACGCCGTCCGCGAGCTGCGCGCCCGCAACATCGACGTCCGCCTCGGCACCCGCCTCGACTCCTGCGTGGACCGCGTCGCCGTCCTCAGCGACGGCACCCGCCTGCCCACCCGCACGGTCGTGTGGACGGCCGGCGTCAAACCCGCGCCGCTCGTCGCCGCCACCGACCTGCCCCGCGACGAACGCGGACGGATCCGCTGCACCGCCCGGCTCACCGTCGAGGGCGTCGAGCACGCCTGGGCCGCCGGCGACGCCGCCGCCGTCCCCGACGTCACCGCAGGGGAGCCCGGCCGCGCATGCGCCCCCAACGCCCAGCACGCCGTCCGCCAGACGAAAGTGCTCGCCGAGAACATCGCCGCCTCCCTGCGCGGCGCACCGCTCAAGGAATACGCACACGAGTACGCCGGCTCCGTAGCCTCGCTGGGCCTCCACAAAGGAGTCGCCCACGTCTACGGCCGCAAGCTCAAGGGCTACCCGGCCTGGTTCATGCACCGCGCCTACCACCTCAGCCGGGTCCCCACGTTCAACCGCAAGGCCCGCGTCCTGGCCGAATGGACCCTCTCCGGCCTCTTCAAACGCGAGATCGTCTCCCTCGGCTCACTGGAACACCCGCGCGCCGAATTCGAACTCGCCGCCGCACCCCCACCCGCGCCCAAGCCGTCCGGCGAGGACGAGCCCTCGGGCTGA
- a CDS encoding ATP-binding SpoIIE family protein phosphatase — translation MNFTRWSARLPGTQRRAARGTEGSVPAARGEYGQQLEHPAAEATDATDAAEPGGTAEVPALEDFTVREIVGRLPGLVALVYGPEHRIAYVNDAYAAAFGPRPAGATVAATCPEAEELGLLPLMDQVLRSGKPRTVKSRRTHDGGSYTVTCLPVESPRLPDGGVLVHAADVTDHAEAAERLRASERRHRETAVTLQRSLLPQELEQPDDLRIAATYQPGVADAAVGGDWYDVITLGAGRTALVIGDVMGRGVRAAAVMGQLRTAVRAYARLDLPPHEVLQLLDGLAAEIDASQIATCVYAVHDPNEGRLVYSSAGHLPIIVRDEDGTVRRAEGPTGPPLGTGGWLHTSGTIALPPGSTAVLYTDGLVERRREDIDEGVAALERALSGATGTPQVVCDRLLRSLGVTAEHDDDVAVLVVQHPARRGTDAELFHNAALELLGGVEAAPRARAFASGVLASWRFPVELCDLGVLATSELVANSLQHGTPPMRLRLRRTDRRLIIEVTDGDDHLPRRRRAETEDEAGRGISIIATIASSWGSRRTPGGGKAVWCEFALPDQPS, via the coding sequence GTGAACTTCACCCGTTGGAGCGCCCGGCTCCCCGGTACGCAGCGCCGCGCGGCGCGGGGGACCGAAGGTTCCGTGCCCGCTGCCCGCGGTGAGTACGGGCAGCAGCTGGAGCATCCCGCCGCCGAGGCGACGGACGCCACAGACGCCGCCGAGCCCGGCGGCACCGCCGAGGTCCCCGCCCTGGAGGACTTCACCGTCCGGGAGATCGTCGGCCGGCTCCCCGGCCTCGTCGCGCTCGTGTACGGCCCGGAGCACCGCATCGCGTACGTCAACGACGCCTACGCGGCCGCCTTCGGCCCGCGCCCCGCCGGCGCCACCGTCGCCGCCACCTGCCCCGAGGCGGAGGAGCTCGGCCTGCTCCCCCTCATGGACCAGGTCCTGCGCAGCGGCAAGCCCCGCACGGTCAAGTCCCGCCGCACCCACGACGGCGGCTCCTACACCGTCACCTGCCTGCCCGTCGAGAGCCCGCGGCTCCCCGACGGCGGCGTCCTCGTCCACGCCGCCGACGTCACCGATCACGCCGAGGCCGCCGAGCGGCTCCGCGCCAGCGAGCGCCGCCACCGCGAGACCGCCGTCACCCTCCAGCGCTCCCTGCTCCCGCAGGAGCTGGAGCAGCCCGACGACCTGCGCATCGCCGCCACCTACCAGCCCGGCGTCGCCGACGCCGCCGTCGGCGGCGACTGGTACGACGTCATCACCCTCGGCGCCGGCCGCACCGCCCTCGTCATCGGCGACGTCATGGGCCGCGGCGTCCGCGCCGCCGCCGTCATGGGCCAGCTGCGCACCGCCGTCCGCGCCTACGCCCGCCTCGACCTGCCCCCGCACGAGGTGCTCCAGCTGCTCGACGGCCTCGCCGCCGAGATCGACGCCAGCCAGATCGCCACCTGCGTCTACGCCGTCCACGACCCCAACGAGGGCCGGCTGGTCTACTCCTCCGCGGGCCACCTCCCGATCATCGTCCGCGACGAGGACGGCACCGTCCGCCGTGCCGAGGGCCCCACCGGACCCCCGCTCGGCACCGGCGGCTGGCTCCACACCTCCGGCACCATCGCCCTGCCGCCCGGCTCCACCGCCGTCCTCTACACCGACGGTCTGGTCGAACGGCGCCGCGAGGACATCGACGAGGGCGTCGCCGCCCTGGAGCGCGCCCTCTCCGGCGCCACCGGCACCCCGCAGGTCGTCTGCGACCGGCTGCTCCGCTCCCTCGGCGTCACCGCCGAGCACGACGACGACGTCGCCGTCCTCGTCGTCCAGCACCCCGCGCGCCGCGGCACCGACGCCGAGCTCTTCCACAACGCGGCCCTGGAGCTGCTCGGCGGAGTCGAGGCCGCGCCGCGCGCGCGGGCCTTCGCCTCCGGGGTGCTCGCCAGCTGGCGCTTCCCGGTGGAGCTGTGCGACCTCGGCGTCCTCGCCACCAGCGAGCTGGTGGCGAACTCCCTCCAGCACGGCACCCCGCCCATGCGCCTGCGGCTGCGCCGCACCGACCGCCGCCTGATCATCGAGGTCACCGACGGCGACGACCACCTGCCGCGCCGCCGCAGGGCGGAAACGGAGGACGAGGCGGGTCGCGGGATCTCCATCATCGCGACGATCGCCTCGTCCTGGGGGAGCCGCCGCACTCCGGGCGGCGGCAAAGCGGTGTGGTGCGAGTTCGCCCTGCCCGACCAGCCCTCATAA
- a CDS encoding MFS transporter encodes MGAAMRRIQAGSALSAFGLGFTVPYLYVYVAQVRDLGAATAGVVLAVFAMAALVVLPFSGRAIDRRGPVPVLLVASVLAALGALGMGLASSVPAAVGAAALLGAGTAVMQPALATMIVWCSTPETRTRSFAMQFFLQNLGLGVGGLIGGQLVDESRPGSFLLLFSIESVMFLVLGAIVLTVRMPGSPALSGARPAAEKGGGVRALLGHKAMVQLCVLGFVLFFACYGQFESGLAAYGTEAAGIAPSTLGIALAANTAVIVAAQFLVLKFVERRKRTRVIAAVGLIWTVAWLFAGYAGLGHGSQAMATAAFVSTYALFGLGEAMLSPTVAPLVADLAPESMVGTYNSAFALVKQLALAVGPAVGGPMGAALHGPYIVTFVLFSLGITFLAVRLGKQLTPVQNQPSLAAKPSRVVAQHRPAKETASA; translated from the coding sequence ATGGGCGCTGCGATGCGCCGGATTCAGGCAGGTAGCGCGCTGAGCGCGTTCGGACTCGGCTTCACCGTGCCGTACCTCTATGTGTACGTCGCTCAGGTGCGGGATCTGGGCGCGGCCACGGCGGGTGTCGTGCTGGCCGTCTTCGCCATGGCCGCCCTCGTGGTCCTCCCCTTCAGCGGTCGCGCCATCGACCGGCGCGGGCCGGTGCCGGTCCTGCTCGTGGCCTCGGTGCTCGCCGCGCTCGGCGCGCTCGGGATGGGCCTCGCCTCGTCCGTGCCGGCGGCCGTGGGGGCCGCCGCGCTGCTCGGTGCCGGTACGGCCGTGATGCAGCCGGCGCTGGCGACGATGATCGTCTGGTGCTCGACGCCGGAGACCCGTACGCGCTCCTTCGCCATGCAGTTCTTCCTGCAGAACCTGGGTCTGGGCGTCGGCGGTCTGATCGGCGGCCAGCTGGTGGACGAGAGCCGGCCCGGCAGCTTCCTGCTGCTGTTCTCGATCGAGTCGGTGATGTTCCTGGTCCTCGGCGCGATCGTGCTGACCGTGCGGATGCCGGGTTCGCCCGCGCTGTCCGGTGCGCGGCCGGCCGCCGAGAAGGGCGGCGGGGTCCGGGCGCTGCTCGGGCACAAGGCGATGGTGCAGCTGTGCGTGCTGGGCTTCGTGCTCTTCTTCGCCTGCTACGGACAGTTCGAGTCGGGTCTCGCGGCGTACGGCACCGAGGCCGCCGGGATCGCCCCGTCGACGCTGGGCATCGCGCTGGCCGCCAACACGGCCGTCATCGTGGCCGCCCAGTTCCTGGTGCTGAAGTTCGTCGAGCGCCGCAAGCGCACCCGGGTCATCGCGGCGGTCGGTCTGATCTGGACCGTGGCGTGGCTGTTCGCCGGGTACGCGGGCCTGGGCCACGGCAGCCAGGCGATGGCGACGGCGGCGTTCGTCTCCACGTACGCCCTGTTCGGGCTCGGTGAGGCGATGCTGTCGCCGACCGTGGCGCCGCTGGTGGCCGATCTGGCGCCGGAGTCGATGGTCGGTACGTACAACTCGGCCTTCGCCCTGGTGAAGCAGCTCGCGCTGGCGGTCGGTCCGGCCGTGGGCGGGCCCATGGGGGCCGCGCTGCACGGGCCGTACATCGTGACCTTCGTGCTGTTCTCGCTCGGGATCACGTTCCTGGCGGTCCGGCTCGGCAAGCAGCTCACGCCCGTGCAGAACCAGCCGTCGCTGGCGGCGAAGCCCTCGCGGGTGGTGGCTCAGCACCGGCCCGCGAAGGAGACCGCGTCCGCCTGA
- a CDS encoding MarR family winged helix-turn-helix transcriptional regulator → MSDTPEQSGPRPPQEPTLDEQIAAYQREFRDLDPQVEVVVSALGRLNRRMNVAYGRQVADLGISNAEWEVLKTLVLSGAPYRLGPGELAKRLGLTPAAMTHRIDRMAGEGLVTRDRDETNRVRVIVELTDEGRQKWLEAMRMATDFEEELLQDLSAEERGALGEMLIRLLRRVELTQPDAGGRLTDLD, encoded by the coding sequence ATGTCCGACACCCCCGAGCAGTCCGGCCCGCGGCCACCGCAGGAGCCGACCCTCGACGAGCAGATCGCCGCCTACCAGCGCGAGTTCCGTGACCTCGACCCCCAGGTCGAGGTGGTGGTCTCCGCCCTGGGCCGGCTGAACCGGCGCATGAACGTGGCGTACGGCCGGCAGGTCGCCGACCTGGGCATCAGCAACGCGGAGTGGGAGGTCCTCAAGACCCTCGTCCTCTCCGGTGCCCCGTACCGCCTCGGTCCCGGCGAGCTCGCCAAGCGCCTCGGCCTCACCCCGGCCGCGATGACCCACCGCATCGACCGCATGGCGGGCGAGGGCCTGGTCACCCGCGACCGCGACGAGACCAACCGGGTGCGCGTGATCGTCGAGCTCACCGACGAGGGCCGCCAGAAGTGGCTGGAGGCGATGCGCATGGCGACGGACTTCGAGGAGGAACTCCTCCAGGACCTGTCGGCCGAGGAGCGCGGCGCCCTGGGGGAGATGCTGATCCGCCTGCTCCGGCGAGTGGAGCTGACCCAGCCGGACGCCGGCGGTCGGTTGACGGACCTCGACTGA
- a CDS encoding response regulator transcription factor: MTTVLIADDQAMQRFGFRMLLESQDDMTVVGEATNGTEAVRLADRHRPDVVLMDVRMPGLDGIEATRRIVATGARTRVLIVTTFDQDAYAYDGLRAGASGFLVKDAQPEELLAGVRAVASGDAVVAPSLTRRLLDAYLHHLPPSAATPPQPGQDPRLAPLTTREREILTVVGQGWTNTEIATRLHLSESTVKTHVTRILSKTNSRDRVQAVILAYDTGLVKPA; this comes from the coding sequence GTGACGACCGTTCTCATCGCGGACGACCAGGCGATGCAACGCTTCGGCTTCCGCATGCTCCTGGAGAGCCAGGACGACATGACCGTGGTCGGCGAGGCCACGAACGGCACCGAGGCCGTCCGCCTCGCCGACCGGCACCGCCCGGACGTGGTCCTGATGGACGTCCGCATGCCCGGCCTCGACGGCATCGAGGCGACCCGCCGCATCGTCGCGACCGGCGCCCGTACCCGCGTCCTGATCGTCACCACCTTCGACCAGGACGCGTACGCGTACGACGGCCTGCGCGCGGGGGCGAGCGGCTTCCTGGTGAAGGACGCGCAGCCCGAGGAACTCCTCGCGGGTGTACGCGCGGTGGCGAGCGGCGACGCGGTGGTGGCGCCGTCCCTGACCCGCCGGCTCCTGGACGCGTACCTCCACCACCTGCCCCCGTCGGCCGCGACACCTCCGCAGCCCGGGCAGGACCCGCGCCTGGCACCGCTGACCACCCGGGAGCGCGAGATCCTCACGGTCGTCGGCCAGGGCTGGACGAACACGGAGATCGCCACCCGTCTGCACCTCTCCGAGTCCACGGTGAAGACCCACGTGACGCGGATCCTGTCGAAGACGAACTCCCGGGACCGCGTCCAGGCGGTCATCCTGGCCTACGACACGGGCCTGGTGAAGCCGGCCTGA
- a CDS encoding sensor histidine kinase, translating to MTTDLSGALQRSTSWVRAFDAARPRVWDTLLTLFWTGAALVDASGGWRNTAADPTLPAGLVAGLTLVSTLPLFWRRRHPAAVLTVLACAALVGQASGAFLQVAYLQAIPLFLIALTRPARTLLWSAALLVPPLVVGALRFAGGGSWDQHVVPTLLAYALVALLGLTVRSRRDARDREVRLAAATERARIAREMHDIIGHSLTVITGLADGGRYAAAKRPDRAAQALDAIGTTSREALADLRRLLGVLREDGTPEPVRDPQPTLADLEPLIAGVREAGLPVVADLPPAPRSLSPGAQLTVYRVVQEALTNTLKHAGEGAEATVELTYAPDALVATVTDTGTEKGRVPTPTPTPSPSPSPSPNPNTGTTGRGLTGMRERAALYDGTLECGPPPTGGGWRVRLRIPREGSPS from the coding sequence ATGACCACGGACCTGAGCGGCGCCCTGCAGCGGTCGACGTCCTGGGTAAGGGCCTTCGACGCGGCCCGGCCCCGGGTGTGGGACACGCTCCTGACCCTGTTCTGGACCGGCGCGGCGCTCGTCGACGCGTCGGGCGGCTGGCGGAACACCGCCGCCGACCCGACCCTCCCGGCCGGGCTGGTGGCCGGCCTGACCCTGGTCTCGACGCTCCCGCTGTTCTGGCGCCGCCGACACCCCGCCGCCGTCCTCACCGTGCTGGCATGCGCGGCCCTGGTCGGCCAGGCCTCGGGAGCGTTCCTCCAGGTCGCCTACCTCCAGGCGATCCCCCTGTTCCTGATCGCGCTCACCCGCCCGGCGCGCACCCTGCTCTGGTCGGCCGCCCTCCTCGTCCCCCCACTGGTCGTGGGCGCGCTCCGCTTCGCCGGAGGCGGCTCCTGGGACCAGCACGTCGTCCCCACCCTCCTGGCATACGCGCTCGTCGCCCTGCTCGGCCTCACGGTCCGCTCCCGCAGGGACGCGCGCGACCGGGAGGTCCGTCTCGCGGCGGCGACCGAACGGGCCCGGATCGCGCGGGAGATGCACGACATCATCGGCCACAGCCTGACGGTGATCACGGGCCTGGCGGACGGCGGCCGGTACGCGGCGGCGAAGCGCCCGGACCGGGCCGCGCAGGCCCTCGACGCCATCGGCACGACGAGCCGCGAGGCCCTGGCCGACCTCCGCCGCCTCCTGGGCGTCCTGCGCGAGGACGGGACGCCCGAGCCGGTACGGGACCCCCAGCCGACACTGGCCGACCTGGAGCCCCTGATCGCGGGCGTACGCGAAGCGGGCCTCCCGGTCGTCGCCGACCTGCCCCCGGCGCCCCGCTCGCTCTCACCCGGCGCCCAGCTGACGGTCTATCGCGTGGTGCAGGAGGCCCTGACGAACACGCTCAAGCACGCGGGCGAGGGGGCGGAGGCGACGGTGGAGCTGACGTACGCCCCGGACGCCCTGGTGGCGACGGTGACGGACACAGGAACAGAAAAAGGAAGAGTCCCAACCCCAACCCCAACCCCAAGCCCAAGCCCAAGCCCAAGCCCGAACCCGAACACCGGCACGACCGGCCGAGGCCTCACCGGAATGCGCGAGCGCGCGGCCCTCTACGACGGCACACTCGAATGCGGCCCGCCACCGACCGGCGGCGGCTGGCGTGTTCGGCTCCGCATCCCCCGGGAGGGCTCCCCGTCGTGA
- a CDS encoding ABC transporter permease, translating into MTPAPPTPTAHTPTTNPRITHPRVLHAEWHKLWTVRSTWATLLTAVALVLGVGILMGATYTSDGGDSDVDTVLLTLYGSQLGAIALAVLGILLTAGEYATGLVRATLTAVPGRLPVLWAKAAVFTATVFTISLATALLTFEVAQVFLDDTDQAASLTDAGVLAALAGNAAGVTLLGVVALGLGAALRSVPGALGAFIGGVMVVPEVLGMLPYGWVETAVRYFPTQAAGALGTATALPGAATPGAALLALLLWAGAALAVPALSLRRRDV; encoded by the coding sequence ATGACCCCGGCACCTCCCACCCCCACCGCCCACACCCCCACCACCAACCCCCGCATCACCCACCCCCGCGTACTCCACGCCGAATGGCACAAGCTGTGGACGGTCCGCTCGACCTGGGCGACCCTCCTCACCGCCGTCGCCCTGGTCCTCGGCGTCGGCATCCTGATGGGCGCCACGTACACCTCCGACGGCGGCGACTCCGACGTCGACACCGTGCTCCTCACCCTGTACGGCTCCCAGCTCGGCGCGATCGCCCTCGCCGTCCTGGGCATCCTGCTCACGGCGGGCGAGTACGCGACCGGCCTGGTCCGGGCGACGCTCACCGCGGTCCCGGGCCGCCTGCCCGTGCTGTGGGCGAAGGCGGCGGTCTTCACCGCGACCGTCTTCACGATCTCCCTCGCGACCGCGCTGCTGACCTTCGAGGTGGCCCAGGTCTTCCTCGACGACACCGACCAGGCCGCCTCCCTCACCGACGCCGGCGTCCTCGCCGCCCTCGCGGGCAACGCCGCGGGCGTCACCCTGCTGGGCGTCGTCGCACTCGGCCTGGGCGCCGCGCTCCGCTCGGTGCCGGGCGCGCTGGGCGCGTTCATCGGCGGAGTGATGGTCGTGCCGGAGGTCCTCGGGATGCTCCCGTACGGGTGGGTCGAGACGGCCGTCCGCTACTTCCCCACCCAGGCGGCCGGCGCCCTCGGCACGGCCACCGCGCTGCCCGGCGCGGCGACGCCCGGAGCGGCCCTGCTCGCCCTGCTGCTCTGGGCGGGCGCGGCACTCGCGGTCCCGGCGCTGTCGCTCCGGCGCCGGGACGTATGA